Proteins encoded together in one Janthinobacterium tructae window:
- a CDS encoding antibiotic biosynthesis monooxygenase family protein, translated as MIYEIAHIQIKSATHDAFEAAVAKAVPLFQRARGCESMRLERSIENGDAYRLVVGWSTLEDHTVHFRGSDDFQAWRGLVGEFFAAPPQVEHMNTVLSGF; from the coding sequence ATGATTTATGAAATTGCCCACATCCAGATCAAATCGGCCACGCATGACGCCTTCGAAGCGGCCGTCGCCAAAGCCGTGCCCCTGTTCCAGCGCGCGCGCGGCTGCGAATCGATGCGCCTGGAGCGCTCGATCGAAAATGGCGATGCCTACCGCCTGGTGGTCGGCTGGAGCACCCTGGAAGACCACACCGTGCATTTCCGCGGCAGCGACGACTTCCAGGCATGGCGCGGCCTGGTGGGCGAATTCTTTGCCGCCCCGCCCCAGGTCGAGCACATGAACACCGTGCTGTCGGGTTTCTAA